The proteins below come from a single Limnobaculum xujianqingii genomic window:
- a CDS encoding mannitol dehydrogenase family protein, with protein MNLSNKSLRDLPKNVVVPSYDRTKLQTRIVHLGFGAFHRAHQAVYADILASEYGSNWGYCEVNLIGGEQQISDLNAQELLYSVAEMASEGWSGRVVGVVRRAIHGEVDGINSVLEAMAQPEIAIVSITITEKGYCYQPATGTLIEDHPLIQHDIANPSMPKSAPGAIVQALRLRRDRNLPAFSVMSCDNMPENGYVTRNVVLALARIQDAQLANWIETNVSFPSTMVDRIVPAVTPETLEKITQQLGGINDPAGVACEPFRQWVIEDNFVNGRPEWEKAGAELVEDVLPFEEMKLRMLNGSHSFLAYLGYLAGYQHINDCMQDDNYATAARHLMLSEQAPTLRTQGVDLEAYADSLLNRYRNTALKHRTWQIAMDGTQKLPQRMLDSVRYHLAHNSRFDCLALGIAAWMRYVGGIDEQGQPIEVSDPLLEQLKALVAASDEGAERVKALLSLEVVFGKELPQNTRFVTVVTEAYLQLLKSGAKQSVALLLRQF; from the coding sequence ATGAATTTATCAAACAAATCATTACGCGATCTGCCGAAAAATGTCGTAGTGCCGAGCTACGACAGAACCAAACTTCAGACTCGAATTGTGCATTTAGGCTTCGGCGCGTTTCACCGCGCCCACCAGGCAGTTTATGCCGATATTCTGGCATCAGAATACGGTAGCAACTGGGGATATTGTGAAGTTAACCTGATTGGTGGCGAACAGCAGATTAGTGACTTGAACGCACAGGAGCTGTTGTATTCGGTAGCTGAAATGGCTTCTGAAGGCTGGTCAGGTCGTGTGGTGGGCGTGGTTCGCCGCGCTATTCATGGTGAAGTTGATGGAATCAACAGCGTGCTGGAAGCCATGGCACAACCAGAGATTGCCATCGTTTCCATTACCATTACTGAGAAAGGCTATTGTTACCAGCCAGCTACCGGTACGTTAATTGAAGATCACCCACTGATTCAGCATGATATCGCTAACCCATCAATGCCAAAATCAGCACCCGGCGCGATAGTTCAGGCTTTACGGTTGCGTCGTGACCGCAATCTTCCCGCTTTTAGCGTGATGTCCTGCGATAATATGCCGGAAAACGGTTACGTAACCCGTAATGTGGTTCTGGCGTTAGCCCGTATTCAGGATGCTCAACTGGCAAACTGGATTGAAACTAACGTCAGTTTCCCATCCACGATGGTGGACCGTATTGTACCTGCCGTTACCCCGGAAACGCTGGAGAAAATAACGCAACAGCTTGGTGGAATTAACGATCCGGCAGGCGTAGCCTGCGAACCGTTCCGCCAGTGGGTGATTGAGGATAACTTTGTTAATGGTCGCCCTGAGTGGGAAAAAGCCGGGGCAGAGCTGGTAGAAGATGTGCTGCCATTTGAAGAAATGAAACTGCGTATGCTAAACGGCAGCCATTCATTTCTGGCCTATCTCGGCTATCTGGCAGGATATCAGCATATTAACGACTGTATGCAGGACGACAACTACGCCACAGCTGCTCGCCATCTGATGCTAAGCGAGCAGGCACCAACGTTGCGTACTCAGGGTGTTGATTTGGAAGCCTATGCCGATTCATTACTTAACCGCTATCGCAATACAGCCCTGAAGCACCGTACCTGGCAAATCGCGATGGATGGAACGCAGAAGCTGCCACAGCGGATGCTGGATTCAGTACGCTACCATCTTGCCCATAACAGCCGCTTTGACTGTCTGGCGTTGGGGATTGCGGCCTGGATGCGCTACGTTGGTGGTATTGATGAGCAAGGGCAACCGATTGAAGTTAGCGATCCATTGCTGGAACAGTTAAAAGCACTGGTTGCTGCAAGTGATGAAGGTGCTGAACGAGTAAAAGCATTGCTGTCACTGGAAGTGGTGTTTGGTAAAGAGCTGCCGCAAAACACTCGCTTTGTTACGGTTGTGACAGAAGCCTATTTGCAGTTGTTAAAGTCTGGCGCGAAACAGAGTGTTGCTTTGTTACTTAGACAGTTCTGA
- a CDS encoding heavy metal response regulator transcription factor, producing the protein MKILLVEDQKMASEYIARGLKEQGMVVDIATNGPDGLHYLLTNEYDLAILDVMLPGLSGWDILEMARKAGKQTTVMYLTARDNVEDRVRGLELGADDYLIKPFSFSELLARIRVIQRRQIDPQQPESTVLRVADLELDLLKHQVYRQGKRLELTPREFTLLSLLMRRSGEVLSRIVISEMVWDMNFDSGTNVVDVAIRRLRTKVDDPYSVKLLHTIRGAGYVMELRDETV; encoded by the coding sequence ATGAAAATATTATTGGTAGAAGATCAGAAAATGGCATCGGAATACATCGCCCGTGGGCTCAAAGAGCAAGGCATGGTGGTCGATATTGCGACCAATGGTCCCGATGGTTTGCACTATCTGTTAACCAATGAATATGATTTGGCGATTCTGGATGTCATGCTGCCAGGCCTGAGCGGTTGGGATATTTTGGAAATGGCGCGTAAAGCGGGTAAGCAAACTACGGTAATGTATCTGACCGCCAGAGATAATGTTGAAGATCGGGTGCGGGGTCTGGAGTTAGGGGCGGATGATTATCTGATAAAACCGTTTTCCTTCAGTGAACTGTTGGCGCGTATTCGTGTTATTCAGCGACGCCAGATTGATCCACAACAGCCGGAATCTACAGTATTGCGAGTAGCCGACCTGGAACTCGATCTATTGAAACATCAGGTTTATCGGCAGGGAAAACGTCTGGAGCTGACACCAAGAGAATTCACTTTGTTAAGTTTGCTGATGCGCCGCAGCGGCGAGGTGTTATCGCGTATTGTGATATCCGAAATGGTCTGGGATATGAATTTTGACTCCGGAACTAATGTGGTAGATGTGGCTATTCGCCGATTACGTACCAAAGTGGATGATCCCTATTCGGTCAAGCTGTTACACACTATCCGGGGTGCCGGCTACGTGATGGAGTTGAGAGATGAAACTGTTTGA
- a CDS encoding helicase HerA-like C-terminal domain-containing protein yields the protein MLESLVIAKSNELELAILPALANRHGLITGATGTGKTVSLQKMAESFSRIGVPVFMADVKGDLSGIAAEGVMNPKLQSRLEALKVTDWDPAACPTVFWDVFGEKGHPVRATVSDMGPILLSRLLNLNDVQSGVLQLVFKIADDNGLLLLDMKDLRSMVQFVGDNAKQFQTQYGNISSASIGAIQRGLLTLEQQGAESFFGEPMLDIFDLIKTKASGQGIVNILAADKLYNQPKLYAIFLLWLLSELFEHLPEVGDMDKPKMVFFFDEAHLLFNDAPTALLEKIEQVVRLIRSKGVGIYFVTQNPLDIPDSVLGQLGNRVQHALRAFTPRDQKAVRAAAETMRANPAFNAEQAITELGVGEALISFLDEKGRPNIVERGFVIAPCSRMGALSDDERNGLINRSPLYGRYEEMIDRESAYEKLMAGAGVATPAAKDVPATKQEAEQKENEDGGLLGSLNDILFGTTGPRGGKKDGIVQTAAKSMTRQLGNQIVRGILGSILGGKRR from the coding sequence ATGTTAGAATCTCTTGTTATTGCCAAAAGCAATGAGTTAGAGCTGGCGATTTTGCCTGCGCTGGCTAACCGTCATGGATTGATTACCGGAGCAACCGGAACAGGAAAGACCGTCTCGCTGCAGAAAATGGCAGAGAGTTTTTCACGAATTGGCGTGCCGGTATTTATGGCTGACGTCAAAGGCGACCTGTCGGGTATCGCTGCAGAAGGGGTGATGAACCCGAAACTTCAGTCGCGTCTGGAAGCGTTGAAAGTAACTGATTGGGATCCGGCTGCTTGCCCTACCGTATTCTGGGATGTTTTTGGTGAGAAAGGACATCCGGTTCGCGCAACGGTTTCTGATATGGGGCCGATTTTGCTTTCCCGTTTACTGAATCTGAATGATGTTCAGTCTGGCGTGCTGCAATTAGTATTCAAAATTGCTGATGATAACGGCCTGCTGCTGTTAGATATGAAAGATCTGCGCTCAATGGTGCAGTTTGTTGGTGATAATGCCAAACAGTTCCAAACCCAATACGGGAATATCTCCAGCGCTTCCATTGGCGCTATTCAGCGCGGTTTGCTGACGTTAGAACAACAAGGGGCAGAGAGCTTCTTTGGCGAGCCGATGTTAGATATTTTCGACCTGATTAAAACCAAAGCATCTGGTCAGGGTATCGTTAACATTCTGGCAGCAGATAAGCTGTATAACCAACCAAAACTGTATGCGATCTTCCTGTTATGGCTATTGTCTGAGCTGTTTGAGCATTTGCCGGAAGTGGGTGATATGGATAAACCGAAGATGGTGTTTTTCTTTGATGAGGCCCATCTGTTGTTTAACGATGCCCCAACCGCATTGCTGGAAAAAATTGAACAAGTGGTTCGCCTGATTCGTTCTAAAGGTGTAGGTATCTATTTTGTTACTCAAAACCCACTGGATATTCCGGACAGCGTACTGGGACAGTTAGGTAACCGGGTACAGCATGCTCTGCGTGCGTTTACACCACGGGATCAAAAAGCGGTCAGAGCTGCGGCAGAAACCATGCGGGCAAACCCGGCATTTAATGCAGAGCAGGCGATTACTGAATTGGGCGTTGGCGAAGCACTGATTTCATTTTTAGATGAGAAAGGGCGTCCAAATATTGTCGAACGCGGTTTTGTTATCGCACCTTGCTCTCGTATGGGAGCGCTGAGTGATGATGAGCGTAATGGCTTGATTAATCGCTCTCCGCTGTATGGTCGCTATGAAGAGATGATCGATCGCGAGTCTGCCTATGAAAAACTAATGGCAGGCGCAGGTGTAGCAACGCCAGCAGCGAAAGATGTTCCAGCGACTAAGCAAGAGGCTGAACAGAAAGAGAACGAAGATGGCGGTTTACTGGGTAGCCTGAACGATATTCTGTTTGGCACTACGGGTCCACGTGGCGGCAAAAAAGATGGCATAGTACAGACTGCGGCTAAATCGATGACCCGCCAGCTGGGTAACCAGATAGTAAGGGGTATCTTGGGGAGTATTCTGGGTGGTAAACGTAGATAA
- a CDS encoding heavy metal sensor histidine kinase has translation MKLFDIRSWSLTQRLSIFFTLAMTIIVLIVSVIVFTALVEQLKKKNQLELNNILQSQSSVIESIHDNRKLRVWQQRWFENIDPDKRAFLRVIMPNGQLFAESPQLTISPEEFPDADEKFNYKITFSKQGERKSKMLLGSRKVAQANGQVWLVQAALNVSQEREILDLCLDILKVVVSIALVISALLGWLIVRSGLKPLNILNKQIQNIHVERLNTRIGQQKWPRELKELAASFDDMLSRLESSFAELSRFSSDIAHEFRAPINNMVAAASVTQSQLRTPEEYQETLEKIMEEGERLSRMISSMLFLARADNSREVIHIEPVSTSILFNQVAEFFSGLAEERQVELSISGDYTMQADVMLLRRAFSNLVDNALRYTPVGGKITLAAERENDRLILSVTDTGEGIEPLHIDHIFERFYCADSARSSNESTGLGLALVKSIIELHNGTIWVESEVGHGSRFVMSFPVV, from the coding sequence ATGAAACTGTTTGATATCCGTAGCTGGTCGTTAACCCAGCGGCTGAGTATCTTTTTTACTTTAGCCATGACGATAATAGTGCTAATCGTCTCTGTGATCGTATTTACTGCACTGGTCGAACAGCTAAAGAAAAAGAACCAACTTGAATTAAATAATATTCTTCAGTCGCAAAGCAGTGTTATTGAAAGTATTCACGATAATCGTAAGTTGAGGGTTTGGCAGCAACGCTGGTTTGAAAATATCGATCCGGATAAGCGGGCATTTTTGCGAGTGATTATGCCGAACGGGCAACTGTTTGCGGAATCTCCCCAATTGACGATTTCACCAGAGGAGTTTCCCGATGCTGACGAGAAGTTTAACTATAAAATAACCTTCTCTAAGCAGGGAGAACGCAAGAGCAAGATGTTACTGGGAAGCCGCAAGGTAGCTCAGGCTAACGGGCAAGTATGGTTAGTACAGGCAGCGCTGAACGTTAGCCAGGAACGAGAAATTCTGGATCTTTGTCTGGATATTCTGAAAGTGGTGGTATCCATTGCACTGGTTATTTCAGCACTGCTTGGATGGTTGATAGTACGAAGTGGTCTTAAACCATTAAATATTCTGAATAAGCAAATACAGAATATTCATGTGGAACGGCTCAATACTCGCATAGGCCAACAAAAATGGCCCAGAGAGCTAAAAGAGTTAGCCGCTTCTTTCGACGATATGCTTAGTCGATTAGAAAGCTCTTTTGCTGAACTATCGCGCTTCTCATCGGATATTGCTCACGAATTCCGCGCGCCCATCAATAATATGGTTGCCGCCGCCAGCGTAACACAGTCCCAGCTTCGTACTCCGGAAGAGTATCAGGAAACGCTGGAGAAAATTATGGAAGAAGGGGAACGGTTATCCCGAATGATCTCCTCCATGCTGTTTCTTGCCAGAGCAGATAACTCTCGGGAAGTTATTCATATTGAGCCGGTATCAACTTCGATTCTGTTTAATCAGGTGGCTGAATTCTTTAGCGGTTTGGCGGAAGAGAGGCAGGTTGAGTTATCAATTTCTGGCGATTACACCATGCAGGCTGACGTGATGTTATTACGACGGGCATTTTCTAATCTGGTTGATAACGCATTACGCTATACGCCAGTAGGCGGAAAAATTACGCTGGCAGCAGAAAGAGAGAACGATCGCCTGATTTTGTCGGTGACTGATACCGGTGAAGGGATTGAACCATTACACATCGACCATATATTCGAACGTTTTTACTGTGCCGATAGCGCCAGAAGCTCGAATGAAAGCACCGGACTGGGGCTGGCTTTGGTGAAATCTATTATAGAGCTGCATAACGGTACTATTTGGGTAGAAAGTGAAGTGGGACACGGCAGTCGGTTCGTGATGAGTTTTCCGGTTGTTTAG
- a CDS encoding FAD-binding and (Fe-S)-binding domain-containing protein codes for MKVSYQLFYRELCRVISKEFIYTDPSRTMAYGTDASCYRLIPQIVVRVNNEREVQQTLVLARKHKLPVTFRAAGTSLSGQAITDSILIILGDSWRQYKIFGDAGYISLKPGVIGADANRYLAPFGRKIGPDPASIDACKIGGIAANNASGMCCGTAQNSYQTLQAMRLILADGTLIDTADSESVASFNRTHGKMLEQLGLLAQQTKANSHLSELIHHKYRLKNTTGYSLNALVDFVHPLDILTHLMIGSEGTLGFIAEITYRTVEEHPFKASALFVFGDIEAACEATRILKQQPVSAVELMDRGALASVENEEGLPDFMPHLSEDATALLVEVRAADADTLKDKMAQIMSSIASFTLEQQVPFTDKPEEFGRLWAIRKGIFPAIGAVRPVGSTVIIEDVAFPIEQLAAGVRDLRKLFIKHDYNAVIYGHALDGNMHFVFQQSFDSPAEVSRYQLFMEDIAHLVAVEYKGSLKAEHGTGRNMASFVELEWGSEAYELMWQLKNLLDPNHLLSPGVLLNRDHQAHLQNLKLLPAADKRVDSCIECGFCEPVCPSTSLSFTPRQRIVMWREINRLRRSGDDNKRLKKLEKDFLYLGDVTCAATGLCARRCPVGINTGELIRDIRTQRNMRYERIARWTADHFTTITGGARLALNTVAATGKVIGQPRFGKITKALHVASAGYIPLLTPSFPRGATSPKAPKLVAGDLKVVYLPSCASRTMGASANDADQRPLTDIVESLLNKAGFSVIYPQKLDSLCCGMPYNSKGITSVASERLADMEQALWEASEQGKYPVLIDTSPCALRAVEGFTKPMALFEPVGFVNHYLLDKLAFTPEDKPIMLHVTCSSVKMGLSAPMKNLLDRCCNQVIIPDGIHCCGFAGDKGIKNPELNASALRLLSQQVPANCVEGVSNSRTCEIGLTEHSGVPYRSILYVVDRVTKPLS; via the coding sequence ATGAAAGTGTCGTACCAACTTTTTTATCGTGAGCTTTGTCGTGTTATCTCTAAAGAATTTATCTATACCGATCCATCAAGAACCATGGCTTATGGCACAGATGCCAGCTGTTATCGTTTAATCCCTCAAATTGTTGTGCGGGTTAATAACGAACGGGAAGTACAGCAAACCTTAGTATTGGCAAGAAAACATAAACTTCCGGTAACTTTCCGGGCGGCGGGTACCAGCCTGTCCGGTCAGGCGATTACGGACTCGATTCTGATCATTCTGGGCGATAGTTGGCGCCAGTATAAAATTTTTGGTGATGCAGGTTATATATCCCTGAAGCCGGGAGTTATAGGCGCAGACGCTAACCGCTATCTGGCACCTTTTGGCCGTAAAATTGGCCCTGACCCGGCGTCTATTGATGCCTGTAAAATTGGCGGCATTGCAGCCAATAACGCCAGCGGCATGTGTTGCGGCACCGCCCAAAACTCTTACCAAACGTTACAGGCAATGCGCCTGATTCTGGCAGATGGCACTCTGATTGATACCGCCGATAGCGAATCTGTTGCTTCCTTCAATAGAACCCACGGAAAAATGCTGGAGCAGCTTGGGCTACTGGCTCAACAAACTAAAGCCAATAGCCATTTGTCAGAGCTGATTCACCATAAGTATCGACTGAAAAACACCACCGGATACAGCCTGAATGCGCTGGTTGATTTTGTCCATCCGCTGGATATCCTGACTCACCTGATGATTGGTTCAGAAGGTACATTAGGATTTATTGCAGAAATCACCTACCGCACGGTGGAAGAGCATCCATTTAAAGCCTCTGCTCTGTTTGTATTCGGTGATATTGAAGCCGCCTGTGAGGCAACCCGAATCCTCAAACAACAGCCGGTCTCTGCCGTAGAGTTAATGGACCGCGGTGCACTGGCCTCAGTAGAGAATGAAGAGGGTCTGCCTGACTTCATGCCTCATCTCAGTGAAGATGCCACGGCGCTGTTAGTCGAAGTCCGTGCCGCCGATGCTGATACGTTAAAAGATAAGATGGCACAAATCATGTCATCCATTGCCAGCTTCACGCTGGAACAGCAGGTTCCCTTCACCGATAAACCTGAAGAATTCGGTCGCCTGTGGGCAATCCGTAAAGGCATTTTCCCGGCAATTGGTGCCGTTCGCCCTGTGGGTTCAACGGTTATTATTGAAGATGTGGCGTTCCCTATTGAACAACTGGCCGCTGGCGTACGCGACCTGCGCAAACTATTTATTAAACATGACTATAACGCGGTGATTTATGGCCATGCTTTGGATGGCAATATGCACTTTGTCTTCCAGCAATCGTTTGACTCCCCGGCAGAAGTTTCTCGCTATCAGTTATTTATGGAAGACATTGCTCACTTAGTGGCGGTTGAGTACAAAGGTTCACTCAAAGCAGAGCATGGTACTGGTCGTAATATGGCCTCTTTTGTGGAGCTGGAGTGGGGAAGTGAAGCCTATGAGCTAATGTGGCAGCTGAAAAATCTGCTCGACCCGAATCATCTGTTAAGTCCTGGAGTCTTGCTTAACCGCGATCATCAGGCCCATCTGCAAAACTTAAAGTTACTGCCCGCCGCCGATAAGCGTGTAGATAGCTGTATTGAATGTGGATTCTGTGAACCAGTTTGCCCTTCCACCAGTCTTTCTTTCACACCACGTCAACGCATCGTTATGTGGCGTGAGATTAATCGCCTGCGCCGCAGCGGTGATGATAATAAACGGCTGAAAAAGCTGGAGAAAGACTTCCTGTATCTGGGTGATGTTACCTGCGCGGCTACTGGCCTGTGTGCCCGTCGCTGTCCGGTAGGGATTAATACCGGCGAACTTATTCGTGATATTCGCACTCAACGCAATATGCGCTATGAGCGCATCGCCCGCTGGACCGCAGATCACTTCACTACTATTACTGGTGGAGCCCGTCTGGCATTAAATACCGTAGCTGCAACCGGTAAGGTTATTGGTCAGCCACGCTTTGGCAAAATCACTAAAGCACTCCACGTTGCCAGCGCCGGATATATCCCTCTGCTAACGCCATCATTCCCACGAGGAGCCACTTCGCCAAAAGCACCGAAGTTAGTGGCTGGCGATTTAAAAGTAGTCTATTTACCAAGCTGTGCATCACGCACCATGGGAGCATCAGCCAATGATGCAGACCAACGTCCTCTGACGGACATTGTAGAAAGCCTGTTAAACAAAGCGGGTTTCTCGGTGATTTATCCACAAAAGCTGGATAGTTTGTGCTGCGGAATGCCTTATAACAGTAAAGGTATCACCTCTGTTGCCTCAGAGAGACTGGCAGATATGGAGCAAGCCCTCTGGGAAGCCAGCGAACAGGGGAAATACCCGGTACTGATTGATACCAGCCCGTGTGCCCTGCGCGCGGTGGAAGGTTTCACTAAACCAATGGCGCTATTTGAACCGGTTGGTTTTGTGAATCACTATCTGCTGGATAAGTTAGCGTTCACTCCGGAAGACAAGCCTATCATGCTGCATGTTACCTGCTCCAGCGTGAAGATGGGGCTGTCAGCACCAATGAAAAATCTGCTGGATCGCTGCTGTAATCAGGTCATTATTCCTGATGGTATTCATTGCTGCGGCTTTGCCGGAGATAAAGGGATAAAAAATCCAGAACTGAATGCCAGCGCACTACGTCTGTTAAGTCAGCAAGTACCGGCTAACTGTGTTGAAGGGGTATCCAATAGCCGAACCTGTGAGATTGGTTTAACAGAACACTCCGGTGTGCCTTATCGTTCTATTTTGTATGTAGTGGACAGAGTAACTAAGCCGTTAAGTTAG
- a CDS encoding GntR family transcriptional regulator: protein MTIAYPFATSEPVNQQIYRLLRQEIVDCTIRPGTLLSEKEISTRFNVSRQPVREAFIKLSETGLVQILPQRGTFVMKISAKRVSDGRFIREAVEIAIIRRAALAITPEHLMQLKHNLHRQELAASNKRIKEFLELDDEFHRTFTQIVDCPMAWETIETIKATMDRVRFMSLADVSPPESLIEQHYKIYDGLEKRDPDAAEAAMKQHLGEMISTVTTISQRNTDWFEADE from the coding sequence ATGACCATTGCTTACCCATTCGCTACCAGTGAGCCCGTCAATCAGCAAATCTACCGCCTGTTAAGGCAGGAGATCGTTGATTGTACGATTCGTCCGGGTACTTTACTGTCAGAAAAAGAGATCTCAACTCGCTTCAATGTATCCCGGCAGCCAGTCAGAGAAGCATTTATCAAACTGTCAGAAACCGGATTAGTCCAAATTCTGCCGCAGCGAGGCACCTTCGTAATGAAGATTTCCGCCAAGCGCGTGTCTGATGGGCGTTTTATCCGAGAAGCCGTCGAAATAGCGATTATTCGCCGGGCTGCGTTAGCTATCACTCCTGAACACTTGATGCAGTTAAAACACAATCTCCATCGTCAGGAGCTTGCTGCCAGCAATAAGCGTATCAAAGAGTTTTTAGAGCTGGATGATGAGTTTCATCGCACTTTCACCCAGATCGTCGATTGCCCAATGGCCTGGGAAACCATCGAAACCATTAAAGCCACTATGGACCGTGTACGGTTTATGAGCCTGGCCGATGTTTCTCCACCAGAGAGCCTGATTGAGCAGCACTACAAAATCTATGACGGGCTGGAAAAACGCGATCCCGATGCAGCAGAAGCCGCAATGAAACAGCACCTTGGAGAGATGATCTCCACCGTCACGACCATTTCCCAACGCAATACTGACTGGTTCGAAGCTGACGAATAA
- a CDS encoding ferredoxin reductase family protein has protein sequence MRRLTGGLILIWAVTFLFSLPETFNFFFWRRQLILLTGILSFGYMSAAMLLAIRPAWLEKRLNGLDKMYRLHKYLGIGSLVALSAHWLAFKAGKWLTQAGVVQRPFRPEAEGINWHAIANDIGEWAFYAFVVFALVSLLKAISYKRFVILHKLAGIIFIAGALHSVMSLKYLMNTLLYDITVIAMVFVGCYCALLSLTSQIGNKKKVNGTVINVERYASNTVHFQITVDQPMKYQPGQFAYLNFHDGESPHPFTVVNYDKQQKIIEIAVKALGDYTAKLVNDLQAGQQVEVEGGYGKFLLSDNKKQVWVGAGIGVTPFIAWLESLASGRSAQAPLEKVIFFYCARNRQEAFFIERLQLLTKRISHVELRVLLADDGELLTPEEIIHQMDNCTDYSVSFCGPEVFAEHLKKGLSASGWCQSQFHHEIFSMR, from the coding sequence ATGCGCCGGTTAACGGGTGGTTTAATTTTAATTTGGGCAGTGACTTTTCTGTTTTCATTACCAGAGACATTCAACTTCTTCTTCTGGCGACGCCAGCTCATTTTATTGACCGGTATTCTTAGCTTTGGCTATATGAGTGCCGCAATGTTATTGGCTATCCGCCCCGCCTGGCTTGAAAAACGCCTGAACGGATTGGATAAAATGTATCGCCTGCATAAATATCTGGGAATTGGGTCATTAGTGGCGCTATCGGCCCATTGGCTGGCATTTAAAGCCGGTAAATGGCTAACGCAAGCCGGTGTGGTGCAACGACCTTTTCGTCCTGAAGCGGAAGGGATTAACTGGCATGCCATTGCTAATGATATTGGTGAGTGGGCGTTTTATGCTTTTGTCGTTTTTGCGCTGGTAAGCCTGTTAAAAGCCATCAGTTATAAAAGATTTGTGATTCTGCATAAGTTGGCGGGGATCATATTTATCGCCGGAGCGCTTCATTCTGTTATGTCACTAAAATATCTGATGAATACCCTGTTGTATGATATTACGGTTATAGCCATGGTATTTGTTGGCTGTTATTGTGCTCTGTTGTCACTGACCAGCCAGATTGGTAATAAGAAAAAGGTTAACGGTACGGTAATTAATGTTGAGCGTTATGCCAGCAATACTGTTCATTTTCAGATAACTGTCGATCAGCCGATGAAGTATCAGCCGGGGCAGTTTGCCTATCTCAACTTTCATGATGGTGAATCCCCTCATCCTTTTACCGTGGTTAATTATGACAAACAGCAAAAAATCATCGAAATAGCAGTTAAAGCGTTGGGTGACTATACCGCTAAGCTGGTAAATGATTTGCAAGCAGGGCAGCAGGTTGAAGTTGAAGGAGGTTACGGCAAATTTCTGCTGTCGGATAACAAGAAGCAAGTATGGGTCGGTGCTGGTATTGGGGTTACGCCATTTATTGCCTGGCTGGAATCCCTCGCGTCAGGCAGAAGTGCTCAAGCTCCACTGGAAAAAGTAATATTTTTCTACTGTGCCAGAAATCGGCAAGAGGCCTTTTTTATTGAACGCCTGCAGCTTTTAACCAAACGAATATCTCATGTGGAGCTGCGAGTATTGCTGGCGGACGACGGAGAACTATTAACGCCGGAAGAGATTATTCACCAGATGGATAACTGCACCGATTATTCCGTTAGTTTTTGTGGTCCGGAAGTGTTTGCTGAACATTTAAAGAAAGGTTTATCCGCTTCAGGGTGGTGTCAGAGTCAGTTTCACCATGAAATATTTTCAATGCGTTGA